From the genome of Vicia villosa cultivar HV-30 ecotype Madison, WI linkage group LG2, Vvil1.0, whole genome shotgun sequence, one region includes:
- the LOC131648940 gene encoding COP1-interactive protein 1-like, translating into MKKLFFFRSSASSGGSNNSAPPKSKNEQLSWEVFSDSGVSNQTHGKTEDKKSRKQVADNQSSSDGPNLRRSRSMSSASFQFKDPAKSPSRSIAGDPYHQFEHSSRRQTQNSEKRDKPTQSTASALQNSQRCEQPASSSSRSHHDSSGNSTCSSNISSMVVDRFIDGEQQLEENRPRSSSQRKSSRPGNNCTKLPPKVQHTTPNSPTNGVRDKPRAHSFREDRVTRLRSSSQDWAENGHGHESPRTLAKSVIERLSQTCDISKRSSNNFSVDNPITIEDIYARSVNGRYESDFYEAPPKSYSFEEPYKMSNGYHDMNGNCKGLSYDEPEPDLDAELMRRSKEAEERVILLSKKLEHENFFPDYGYDATTLIQTIRNLVEEKISLALEVSTHLRSQIADRASAKEELKYVKSDLELRIQRLEKEKNEMQSALEKELDRRSSDWSFKLEKYQLEEQRLRERVRELAEQNVSLQREVSSVNERETESQSKMAHTDQQVKMLTGMAEKMKGEILGLQQNLFELQDRCNVAEENRDCLRRNFEEKEKECKELHKCVTRLQRTCSEQEKSIIGLRDGFSEDLHKNHSVESKKMQMELMRLTGIELALRKELESHKFEEDSLRQENITLLNRLKGDGKECIAATYRLDKELCARICCLQNQGLEMLNTSTDLCSKLMEFFKAKGLIGNGLDGQFIVESETKIHGLKSGIEGLTRNLQMMPSLLKEKSNLLSFNLKSDCIEDNILAKLNGQSSEDILRVELKAERLVTSLLKEKLFSKELQVEQMRAAIATEERGNDMLRSEVQNTYDNLSMVSHELKNLELQMLKKDESMNCLQSNFDESSGKLISTRAELHKVLQEREHLSEEVEQFREQNMLLKSQVDKLKLDILTLDEDLLVKEGQITILKDSLSRPLDNLLWGT; encoded by the exons ATGAAGAAGCTGTTCTTTTTCAGATCGTCTGCATCTAGTGGCGGAAGCAATAACTCGGCTCCGCCTAAGTCAAAAAATGAGCAATTATCCTGGGAGGTTTTTTCAGATAGCGGAGTGAGTAATCAGACTCATGGAAAAACTGAGGACAAGAAATCTAGAAAGCAAGTTGCTGATAATCAAAGTTCAAGTGATGGTCCAAATCTTAGAAGGAGCAGGTCGATGTCTTCAGCTTCGTTCCAGTTCAAGGATCCAGCTAAATCTCCTTCAAGAAGCATTGCTGGTGATCCATATCATCAATTTGAGCATTCCTCGCG TCGCCAGACTCAAAATTCCGAAAAGAGGGACAAGCCAACACAATCTACAGCGTCCGCTCTCCAAAATTCCCAGAGATGTGAGCAACCTGCTAGTAGTTCTTCAAGATCCCATCACGACTCATCTGGGAACTCTACTTGCTCTAGCAACATTTCAAGTATGGTTGTGGATCGTTTCATCGACGGGGAGCAGCAGCTAGAGGAAAATAGGCCCAGGAGCAGTTCACAGAGAAAAAGCAGTAGACCTGGAAATAATTGCACCAAGCTACCTCCAAAAGTTCAACATACAACACCTAATTCACCAACCAATGGAGTCAGAGACAAACCAAGAGCTCATTCATTTAGAGAAGATAGAGTTACCCGTCTTCGTTCCTCATCCCAAGATTGGGCAGAAAATGGGCATGGACATGAATCTCCAAGAACTCTTGCAAAAAGTGTCATTGAGAGACTTTCTCAAACTTGTGATATTTCTAAAAGGAGTTCAAATAACTTTTCTGTTGATAATCCAATCACAATTGAGGATATCTATGCTAGATCAGTGAATGGACGCTATGAATCTGATTTTTATGAGGCTCCACCGAAAAGCTATTCATTTGAAGAACCATATAAAATGTCCAATGGATATCATGACATGAATGGTAATTGTAAGGGTTTAAGCTATGATGAACCTGAACCAGATCTTGATGCAGAGCTAATGAGAAGATCAAAGGAAGCTGAGGAGAGAGTTATTCTTCTTTCAAAGAAATTAGAACATGAAAACTTTTTTCCTGACTATGGTTATGACGCGACAACACTGATTCAGACTATCAGGAACCTGGTAGAGGAGAAAATAAGCTTGGCTCTAGAAGTTTCAACCCATCTAAGGTCCCAAATTGCTGACAGAGCATCTGCCAAGGAAGAACTCAAATATGTAAAGTCAGACCTGGAACTTCGGATTCAAAGgctagaaaaagaaaagaatgagatGCAGTCAGCATTGGAGAAGGAATTGGACAGGAGGTCAAGTGACTGGTCATTCAAACTTGAGAAGTACCAATTAGAAGAGCAGAGGCTTCGAGAACGAGTTAGAGAGCTTGCAGAGCAGAATGTATCACTTCAAAGGGAAGTTTCCTCTGTTAATGAGAGGGAAACAGAAAGCCAAAGTAAAATGGCACATACTGACCAACAAGTCAAGATGTTGACTGGTATGGCAGAGAAAATGAAAGGGGAGATTCTGGGTTTGCAGCAAAACCTCTTTGAACTACAAGACAGATGCAACGTAGCTGAAGAAAACAGGGACTGCCTTCgaagaaattttgaagaaaaggaGAAGGAGTGCAAAGAATTGCATAAGTGTGTAACAAGATTGCAAAGAACTTGCAGTGAACAAGAGAAATCAATAATAGGATTACGAGATGGGTTTAGTGAGGACCTTCATAAGAATCATTCGGTGGAGAGCAAGAAAATGCAAATGGAGTTAATGAGGCTAACGGGAATAGAACTAGCTTTGAGAAAAGAATTGGAATCTCACAAGTTTGAGGAAGATTCTCTAAGGCAGGAAAATATAACTCTATTAAACCGGTTGAAAGGTGATGGTAAAGAATGCATTGCTGCTACTTATAGATTAGACAAAGAACTATGCGCCCGTATTTGCTGCCTTCAGAATCAAGGTCTAGAAATGCTAAATACAAGCACAGACTTGTGCTCTAAGTTGATGGAATTCTTTAAAGCTAAAGGATTAATTGGGAATGGTTTAGACGGGCAATTTATTGTCGAATCTGAAACTAAAATTCATGGACTCAAAAGCGGCATTGAGGGTTTAACAAGGAATTTACAGATGATGCCTTCTCTGTTGAAAGAAAAGTCAAACCTATTGAGTTTTAATCTCAAGTCAGATTGTATAGAGGATAATATATTAGCTAAATTGAATGGTCAATCATCTGAG GATATTTTAAGAGTCGAGCTTAAAGCAGAACGGTTGGTAACaagtttattaaaagaaaaactgtTTTCTAAAGAGCTCCAAGTTGAGCAAATGCGAGCCGCAATTGCGACAGAAGAAAGGGGAAACGATATGCTTAGGTCTGAGGTGCAAAATACATATGACAACCTTTCAATGGTCTCTCATGAGTTGAAGAATCTTGAACTTCAG ATGTTGAAGAAAGATGAGAGCATGAACTGTCTTCAAAGTAATTTTGACGAGTCTAGCGGGAAATTAATAAGCACGAGGGCAGAGTTGCATAAAGTGTTGCAGGAGAGAGAACATCTGTCGGAGGAAGTGGAGCAATTTAGGGAGCAGAATATGCTATTAAAGTCACAGGTTGATAAGCTGAAGTTGGATATACTGACACTTGATGAAGATTTACTGGTGAAGGAAGGTCAAATAACAATCTTGAAAGATTCCTTAAGCAGACCTCTTGATAATCTCCTTTGGGGAACCTGA
- the LOC131648504 gene encoding uncharacterized protein LOC131648504, with protein sequence MVITQPDVKKGDVKPWVEIIQGNRDLNRGMVVEFVAPQLINGKEMILIEDSDVADELLHWENAIILFALGETLSMHAVKSFMEKSWNFVSLPELYYNEAGYFIFIFKSLEDQSKVMEQGPYFIYGKPLFLKYWSIDFELKDDLLRVLPLWITLPNLPLHLWGKKSIYKITSALGRPIMTDECTAQKLRISYARVLVEVDITRPVKESICISLNGKDWEQKVEYEWKPKYYQSCLRIGHDCAVKKPTGKQKPQQKAWQPVRKQIVPVEEGTTLEVVVDEPVQGDSKKATYEGWTQVISRTDKAKKKIIFTPPEDMDVLNVFTPLGIGVVLAGESSTYK encoded by the coding sequence ATGGTGATTACGCAACCGGACGTTAAGAAAGGGGATGTGAAACCATGGGTAGAAATTATTCAAGGTAATCGAGATTTGAATAGAGGAATGGTCGTCGAGTTTGTGGCTCCACAACTCATTAATGGAAAAGAGATGATTCTCATCGAGGATAGTGATGTGGCGGATGAACTGTTGCATTGGGAGAACGCGATAATTCTTTTTGCTCTGGGTGAGACATTGTCTATGCACGCGGTGAAGAGTTTTATGGAGAAATCATGGAATTTCGTCTCACTACCAGAACTGTATTACAATGAGGCtggatattttattttcatattcaaaagCTTAGAGGACCAGAGTAAAGTCATGGAACAAGGACCTTACTTCATATACGGTAAACCTCTTTTCCTTAAGTACTGGTCTATTGATTTTGAACTTAAGGATGATCTGCTCAGGGTTCTTCCATTGTGGATCACTTTACCAAATTTACCATTACACCTTTGGGGAAAGAAGAGCATCTACAAGATTACTAGTGCTCTGGGGAGACCAATCATGACGGATGAATGTACGGCCCAAAAACTGCGCATTTCTTATGCCAGAGTGTTAGTTGAAGTTGACATCACTAGACCTGTCAAGGAATCCATCTGTATAAGCTTGAATGGAAAAGATTGGGAGCAGAAAGTTGAATACGAATGGAAACCCAAATATTATCAATCCTGTTTGCGTATTGGACATGACTGCGCAGTGAAGAAACCAACAGGAAAACAAAAACCTCAACAAAAAGCTTGGCAACCAGTCAGGAAGCAAATTGTCCCTGTTGAGGAAGGTACAACTTTGGAGGTTGTGGTTGATGAACCTGTGCAAGGAGATAGTAAGAAAGCCACATATGAAGGTTGGACCCAAGTGATATCTAGAACTGATAAAGCGAAAAAGAAGATCATATTTACTCCCCCGGAGGATATGGATGTACTGAATGTGTTCACCCCACTGGGAATTGGAGTTGTTCTTGCTGGGGAGAGCAGTACTTATAAATGA